Below is a window of Raphanus sativus cultivar WK10039 unplaced genomic scaffold, ASM80110v3 Scaffold3800, whole genome shotgun sequence DNA.
ATTGTTATTTCATTTCTAAATATGGCCGAGTGCCTTGATCAATATATGACCGAATGGTCTTGATTTATTTGATGATGACCGAATGGTCTTAGCAGCCTAAATGGGCGCATGACATTGTTTCCTTATATAGCCAGATGGCATGAGAAACTAAATGATCATTGTTTTGTGATGAATTCAGATGTCAATAAACTCAGATTACAGTGTCCTAAATCTCTCCGGAGATAATTATATTGAGTGGACCATGAACACTTCAGGAAGATTAAAACTCAGAGGAGTTTGGAAGTGTACCAAGTGGGATAATGATACCCCTGCGTGTGAGAGGTCGTATGCCCTCAAGATCACGAAGGATAAACTCTGTGATGATCTAAAAATGATGTACAGCTACATCAATGATCCACATTATCTCTGGTATACATTGAACAATAGATACTCAGAAATGTTCTTGCATAAAGCAGAAAAAGAATGGCGAGAAATAAAGTTCCAGAATTATGAATCTGTGAACAAGTATGACTCTGACCTTATGAGAATCGCCTACACTCTCAACCTATTTGGAGAGTCGACAACCAACAGGGATAAGCTCACCAAGACTCGTGAGACTATCCATCCGAGTGATGCGATATCTTTATATCACGCCAGTAAGTGTACTACTTACTTTGATCTACTCGACAAACTGTTGGAAattgagaagaaaaagaaaacaaaggcaGAGAACATCAAGCAATTTGATGAGATCTTAAGCATACATAAGCTGAGACAAGAGTTTGATTTGAGTATTCCTGAAGCTGGAGAAGAACAAACCGAGTGGACTCATGTAGATAATGAGCTTGATCTATTCATTGAATAAGAATCAATGTAAGCCATATCCAAAGTGTTAAAAGGAATGGccggttttgttttatttttattttgacatcctgaatttttatttatgatttggttttcattttatttcatCTTGTCATCTCTGGAAagcattaataaaattttattacaatctttgattgaaaaatgacaaGAAAATTTCGAAAACCAGTATGTCTTGAAGAGACAAATCCTATGGCATTTCCCTAAGGAGGGACGATTTTATTCACTCAAAATGA
It encodes the following:
- the LOC130506935 gene encoding uncharacterized protein LOC130506935, with the protein product MNTSGRLKLRGVWKCTKWDNDTPACERSYALKITKDKLCDDLKMMYSYINDPHYLWYTLNNRYSEMFLHKAEKEWREIKFQNYESVNKYDSDLMRIAYTLNLFGESTTNRDKLTKTRETIHPSDAISLYHASKCTTYFDLLDKLLEIEKKKKTKAENIKQFDEILSIHKLRQEFDLSIPEAGEEQTEWTHVDNELDLFIE